The stretch of DNA CGACGGGCTGGACGTGAAAGTGCCGCTCCACCGCCTGGATGTGGAGATAGAGGCCGACCTGCTGGAGGAGATCGCCCGCATGGTGGGCTACGACCGCATCCCGACCACCCGCCTGCGCGACGAACTTCCGCCCCAGCGCAATAACCCGCCGCTGGAACTGGCGCGCAAGGCGCGGCATATCCTTGCCGGGTGCGGGCTGTACGAGGCGCTGACCTACTCCTTCGTCGGTGCGGAGGATCAGGATCGCCTTCTCCCGCCCGCGTCCAGGGGAGACGTGTCAGTGCGCGCCGTGGAGCCCGGGCCCCACCTGCGCGAGATGTTGCCCTGCATCCTCGCCGCCGATGCCTGCATCCGCCTGGCCAACCCCATGACGCCCGAACGCACGACCATGCGCACGACGCTCCTCGCCAGCCTGCTGGCGGTAACGGCGGCCAACCTGCGCTTCACCGAGCGCGTGAACCTGTTTGAGGTGGCGCGGGTGTACCTGCCCATGGACGATAAGGGGCTGCCGGTGGAGGTAACGCACCTGGGCATCGTGATGACCGGCCCGCGCGACGAACGCTCGTGGCTCACGCCCGAGCCGGAGTATCAGGACTTCTTTGACCTGAAGGGCGTGGTGGAAGCGCTCATGGCGGGCCTGGGCATCGGCGATTGGCGTGTGGAAGCAGCCACGCACCCTACATTCCACCCGGGCCGTTGCGCCAGTCTACTCGTCGGCGGCAACCGCGTGGCGATCTTCGGCGAACTGAACCCGGCCCTCCGCCTGGCCTGGGAACTGCCGGAGCAGCGCGTGTGCCTGCTGGAGATGGATTTGGACGCCGTGCAGGGCCACGTGTCTGCCGCTGTGAAGTTCCGGCCGGTGTCGCGCTACCCGGCGGTGGTGCAGGACATGGCCATCGTGGTGGACGAAAGCATCCCCGCGGCGGAAGTGGAGCGCGTGATCCGCGAGACGGGCGGGCGGATGCTCCGCAGCGTGGTGCTGTTTGACGTGTACCAAGGCCCGTCTATCCCCGCTGGCAAGCGGAGCCTGGCCTACTCGCTGACGTATCAGTCGGACGAGAAGACGCTGACCGACGCCGAAGCGGCGAAGGTGCACAACAAGATCGTCCAGCGCCTGGCGGCAGTCTTCGGGGCGCAGTTGCGGGGGCCTTCGGGGGCGAGCGCGTAGGGGAACGGCATCCGTCATGTCTGCGGTTTTTGTTCATATATCGCATCTCCCACTGGTGGGTCGGCCCTTCTTGCAGTTGCCGCCTGACTGAAGTATAATGCGTGCGTCGCTGGGCACAGACCCGCCGTCGGAGGACGTGTTGAAGGCGCTGATAACGGGCATATCCGGCTTTGTCGGCAGCCACCTTGCCGAATACCTGCTCCAGAACCGGCCCTGGAAGGTTGCCGGCACGGTGTACGGCCCTGCGGGCAACATCGCGCACATTCAGAGCCAACTGGAACTGTATCCGCTGGACTTGACGGACGCGGAGGCGGTCGCGCGGCTGGTGGAGCAGACGAAGCCCGATTGCATCTTCCACCTGGCGGCGCAGCCCGTGGTACACCTGTCGCGCAAGGATCCGTGGTTCACGCTGTCCAATAACATCCGCGCCCAGTTGAACATCCTGGAAGCGATGGTGCGGGCCAAGTCCCAAGCGCGCCTATTGGTCATCGGCTCCAGCGAGGAGTACGGCCTGGTGTACCCCGACGAGGTGCCCGTTCGGGAGACGAACCCGTTCCGCCCGATGAGCCCCTATGCGGTGAGCAAGATCGCGCAGGACATGCTGGGCCTCCAGTACTTTTTGAGCGATGGGCTGGACGTGGTGCGCGTGCGGCCGTTCAACCACATTGGGCCGCGCCAGGGTCTGGGGTTTGTGGCGCCCGACTTCGCCAAGCAAATCGCCGAGGCCGAAGCGGGCCTGCGCGCGCCCGTCATCCGAGTCGGTAACCTGCGGGCCAAGCGCGATTTCAGCGACGTGCGCGATGTGGTGCGCGCCTACGTGCTGCTCATGGAGAAGGGCGAGTCGGGCGAGGTGTACAACGTCGGCTCGGGGCAGGCTCGCGAAATCCAGGAAGTGCTGGATGTGCTCCTGTCGCTGGCGCGCGTGCGCATTGGCGTAGAGCAGGACCCGGAACGCATGCGGCCGTCGGATATTCCGGCTGTCGTGGCCGACTGCACGCGCCTGCGGGAGCGCACGGGCTGGGAGCCGCAGATTCCCTTTGAGCAGAGCCTGCTGGATGTGTTGGAGTATTGGAGACGGAAGGTTGTTGGCCGTTAGCGATGAGCCGTTAGCCATTAGCCAGCCTCTAGCCATTGGGTGCAGGTTCGGGGCTAGAGGCCAAAGCCCAAAGCCTAAAGGCTAGAGGCTAAAGGCTAATGGCTAATGGCTAGAGGCTGCTTGTAGGAGGATTCATGCCAACCGCTTTGATCACCGGAATCACTGGCCAGGACGGTTCCTATCTGGCCGAGTTCTTGCTGGAGAAGGGGTATCACGTCGTGGGCATGGTGCGGCGTACCAGCACGGTGAACTTTGACCGCATCAAGCACATTCAGGACAAGATCACGCTGGTCCCAGGCGACTTGCTGGACCAGATGTCGCTGGTGGACTTGCTGCAGGAGTATCGCCCGCAAGAGGTGTACAACCTGGCGGCGCAGTCCTTCGTCCCCACGTCGTGGAAGCAGCCGGTCTTCACCGGCGAGGTTACGGCCCTGGGCGTTACGCGGATGTTGGAGGCGATCCGCATTGTGGATCCCAAAATTCGGTTCTACCAGGCGTCGTCCAGCGAGATGTTCGGCAAGGTGCGCGAGGTGCCCCAGAACGAGAACACGCCGTTCTACCCGCGCAGTCCCTACGGCGTTGCGAAGGTGTACGGCCACTGGATCACCGTCAACTACCGCGAGAGTTACAACCTGCACGCCACTTCGGGTATCTTGTTCAATCACGGGTCGCCGCGGCGGGGGCTGGAGTTCGTGGAGCGGAAGGTGGCCCACGGCGTGGCCCGCATCAAATTGGGCCTGGACAAGGAGTTGCGCCTGGGCAACCTGGACGCGCGGCGCGACTGGGGCTTCGCTGGCGACTACGTGCGCGCCATGTGGCTCATGCTCCAGCAGGACACGCCCGACGATTATGTCATCGCCAGCGGGAGCACGCACTCCATCCGCGAACTGTGCGAGGTGGCGTTTGGCTA from Chloroflexota bacterium encodes:
- the gmd gene encoding GDP-mannose 4,6-dehydratase, yielding MPTALITGITGQDGSYLAEFLLEKGYHVVGMVRRTSTVNFDRIKHIQDKITLVPGDLLDQMSLVDLLQEYRPQEVYNLAAQSFVPTSWKQPVFTGEVTALGVTRMLEAIRIVDPKIRFYQASSSEMFGKVREVPQNENTPFYPRSPYGVAKVYGHWITVNYRESYNLHATSGILFNHGSPRRGLEFVERKVAHGVARIKLGLDKELRLGNLDARRDWGFAGDYVRAMWLMLQQDTPDDYVIASGSTHSIRELCEVAFGYLDLDWREYVVQDERFYRPAEVDLLVGDASKARRVLGWEPQVSFEELVKMMVDADLALLRRENGL
- a CDS encoding GDP-mannose 4,6-dehydratase; this translates as MKALITGISGFVGSHLAEYLLQNRPWKVAGTVYGPAGNIAHIQSQLELYPLDLTDAEAVARLVEQTKPDCIFHLAAQPVVHLSRKDPWFTLSNNIRAQLNILEAMVRAKSQARLLVIGSSEEYGLVYPDEVPVRETNPFRPMSPYAVSKIAQDMLGLQYFLSDGLDVVRVRPFNHIGPRQGLGFVAPDFAKQIAEAEAGLRAPVIRVGNLRAKRDFSDVRDVVRAYVLLMEKGESGEVYNVGSGQAREIQEVLDVLLSLARVRIGVEQDPERMRPSDIPAVVADCTRLRERTGWEPQIPFEQSLLDVLEYWRRKVVGR